The following nucleotide sequence is from Candidatus Marinimicrobia bacterium CG08_land_8_20_14_0_20_45_22.
GGTAATATTTTAGGCGGTTTGGCAATTAATCCTGAGAGCGATTCGGTACTCGGTAAGGCTTTGTATTATATTGATTACCTGAAAGGTTTCCCTTACGAAAGCTTTTATAATACGATGGGATTTCACAAATACCGGACTTCTTTATGGAATCCGGAATATCTGTCCCGGATTACCGATCATAATCCGCTCCACCCTTTTCATGAAAATTTCAATAAAGTCAAAGGACTGAATCCAATCGATCAGGTATTGTTCACGGATGGCATGACCCGCCTCGTGTACGATTATTTAGTTAAAATCGACCGGGCAACCATGGCCAATTCAATCGAATGCCGTTCACCATTTCTCGATACGGCTCTGCTGGATTATGTCGCTAAAATTTCCCCAAAATTAAAGTTTAAAAATCATCAGACTAAATATCTCCTGAAGAAGATCGCGGAAAAATATCTGCCCAAAAAACTCCTTTACACCGAAAAACGCGGGTTTGGCGTTCCGGTCGACCGCTGGATTCAAAACGATCTGAGTGGAATATTCGAAACGGTTGTTTTCAACCGCTATGCCCGGCAACGCAATTATTTCAATTATGACTTCATCCATAAGATTTGGAGTGACCAGCGTACCAGTGTAAAAGATCATAAACACCGTCTCTGGTCGCTGTTTTGGCTAGAACTGTGGCAATTGATGTTTGTCGATAAAATCATCACGCGCGATATGCCGCTTAGGGAAGTTGAACGAATCCTGAAATGAAAAAAATCAACGTTCTGCATATTATTGGAAGTTTACAGGTCGGCGGTGCTGAAAAATCGCTGCTCTTACTTTTGCAAAATATCGACCGTGCGCAATTCAATCCGGTCGTTGTGACCATGTATTCGGACGACATGAACGATTTTTTCTATGACGATTTCCGCAAATTGAATATTCCTCTCTACCATCTGCACCTGAAATCCTGGCGGGATGTCGCTACTTTCCGGGAGTTACGGAAAATCATCCAGCGGCATCATATCGACATCGCCCATTCGCATTACGGCTTACTGGAATTTTTCGGGACGCTTTTCGCGCGGCTGGCCGGCGTCCGGCATTGCGTTTATACCAAACACAACCTGCGGATCAAGACTGATTTGCCTTTCCAACTCGGGCGCATCCTGCTCAATCGCTTTTTAGCTGAACGAATATTTTCCATTTCGCGCACCGTCACTGAACATTTAGTGAAAACTGAATTCGCGCGGAGCAATTGCATCCGGCTCGTTTACAATCCGGTCGAAAATCCGGTTCTGCTCAATACTAGACAAATCACCGCACTAAAACATGAATGGCAAATTCCCGAAAAGAGTTTTATTATCGGAAACACCAGCCGATTTGATCCTTTTAAGGGATTCGATATTTTCTACCTGACGCTGAAATATCTGCAGGAAATGGGTATTCTCGCGCACGCAGTAGTCATGGGCAATGCGACTAATCAGACAGAACACCGCCGGATCATCGCGGAGAACAATCTTCAGAACTTTGTCACGATTCTGCCGTTTCAAAAAGACCTTAGCCGGGTGTACCCGCTGCTTGATTGTTACCTTTTTCCCTCGATTCATACGGAAGGTTTCGGGATCGCCCTGCTGGAAGCGATGAGTTACGGTCTGCCGGTCGTCGGCCTTAACATCGGCGTTATTTCCGAGATCATCCACAACCGGCACAACGGGCTTTTACCGTTTCCGGCTAATTGGGAAAAGACCTTTGGAGGCGACAAAGCAACGGCTGCAAAAGCTCTTGCTCAGGCTATCGCCGAATTGCACACCGATCCGGAATTGTACCGAAAAATTTCTAATAATGCGAAGGTCACCGCGGAAAAATATTCGGTTGCGAATTTTGTTAATAAATTGGAAGCGGTATATTTGGAATTAGTCCGATGAAAATCTTAGTACTCACCGATCTCTTCCCGACACTGCAAAATCCCAACCACGGAATTTTCATCTATCAGTGGGCATTTCATCTGGCGAAAATGTGCGACATGACAGTTTACCAGGTCATTTTTCAGGAGAAAGATAAACCGATCGATAAAGTCATGACGGATCGTTTCCGCGAAATTTACCCGCAAAGCCAGCCGTTTGTCTGGATTCAGCGTCCGAAAACCATCAGCCGGTTCGATCGCATCTGGCGGCGTTCGCGGCAATTTTACAAACAAGCTGAAAACGACTTGGCGGAATCGATCGGCGAATTTGATATTATCATCGGTCAGATGGGTTGCCCCGGCGGATATGCGGCGGTTAAATTGGCAAGGAAATATGGCAAACCTTCGATTGTCGGATTGAGGGGCTCTGATGTAACCAGCTATTTGAAAATACCAATCTTAAAACGGCAGGCTAAATGGACCTATTTACACTGCGACCGGATTGTGACTGTTTCTGAAGATTTGAAAAAGCAACTATCGTACTTAAAGATTAATTCAAAGAAAGTGTCTGTTATAAGAAACGGAATCAATCCAATTTTTCAGATTACAGATAAGGCCTTATCCAGAAAAAAATTAAATCTGCCTGATAAACCAATCATTTTATTCGTGGGATATCTAATTCCGCCCAAAGGTGTAAAATATCTGATTAATGCCATATTAAAAATGAAGAGACATCCCGATTGTCAGTTATATTTAATTGGAGAAGGTGATGAGGAAGCAAATTTAAAAAAATTAACCGTTGAAAGAGATACGTCAGATCGTGTTTATTTTATTGGTGAAGTTAACCAATCTGACATGGTTACCTGGTACAATGCCACAGATCTTTTTTGTCTACCAAGTCTTCGGGAAGGAATTCCGAATGTAATGCTCGAAGCTTTAGCTTGCGGAATACCTGTCGTTACAACCGATATTGGAGACAATAGCAAAATCATTAACGAAAACAACGGTGTATTAATATTACCAGAAGATGCCAATCTTTTAGTTAAAGCTATTGAAAAGACACTATCTCAAAAATGGAACCGGGAAGTAATCCATCAATCAGTTGCAGGTTTTAATTGGGAAAAAAACAGCAATACTTATTTTGAGACGATAAGCCGCACGATCGAAGCTCATTTAAAGTGACGATGAAAAACCAAAAACTGACTACTTTCTATTTTTGTTTCGAGGGTTTCAGCCGACTCGGCAATATCAATAACCACATCCGCGAAACCGTCAGTTGGCTGGCGAAATTCGGACATAAAGTGCACTTTTTCAATCCGGACATCGTCAAGCCGACATTTGACGCTAAAGTCACTATTCATCCTATCCCAGTAATTAATATACCGCTGCTACGCTGGATAATTTTCGAAGTGCTGGCAGTCGCAAAACCGGTGGTGGCATCGGCAGTCGGCGGTATTCCGGAAATTCTGGCAAATTATTCAGGCGGTTTTCTATGCCAACCAAGCGATCTAAAATCCTTACTTACAGCCACAAATAATGCTCTTAATTATACTGGCAAAATAGCACCGAGCCGGACCTATTCCTGGAATAACAACGCCGAGCTATACCTGAAATTAATCAAGATGGTGAAATAAGGCATGAAACTCATTATTCACAATGCTCGCCATCCTTGGCTCGTAAGAATTTAAAAAGGGCAACTCAAATGAAACTAACTGATATACTAAAAGATTCCAATTACGATCTTTCGCTATTTACAGAAAACGACATCAAGACTCTTGAGGCAAAAATCAAGATAGCCAATAACAAACCTTACGTCGATTGCATCATCCGTGAAAAAGAAGTCCATCTAAAACCGGAAGAAGTCATCCGTCAGCTTTATACCGCAAAACTTATCAACGATTATGATTATCCAAAAAAGCGAATACGGTTTGAGCATCCTGTTCGGTTTGGGAGCACTGAAATAAAATCCGCTGATATTGTTATCCTTGATAAAGATAGTCCAACAACGGCATATATTATCGTTGAAGTCAAGAAACCGAAGCGAACGGACGGAAAAGAACAACTTAAATCGTATTGTCATGCTACTGGAGCTCCTATCGCTGTTTGGTTAAATGGCAAGCAGATTTCTTACTTTAATCGCAAAAACCCGAATTTCTTTGAGGACATTACCAACATCCCGAAAGTGGATCAAACCCTCGAGGACATTTTAAAAGAACGCTTCACCTGGCGGGATTTAATCGTTAAAGACATCCTCTTAAATAACAGAATCACACTCAAAGCCAAAATCGAGGATATGGAAAACGAAGTCCTCGCTAACGCCGGCGTGGACGTTTTCGAGGAAGTATTTAAGCTCATCTTTACCAAATTATACGATGAGAATAAAAGTTATCAGGATAGGGCGGTTATAAACTATTTTCTGAAAAATAAAAATTTGCCTCTGGTGGCTGAACCAACGCCTACTTTCGGAAATACGATGGAACGATCTTTTGATGACATTAAGGCGGCGCTTCGGCAAGTTGATGCTTCATCTTTTCGATTGCTTGAATTCAGGAATACAGGTCAAACCGACGCTCAACTAAAAGAAAAAATTCAACGCCTCTTTGATGAAGCCAAAAAGAAATGGCCAGGCGTTTTTTCCGATGAAAGTAAAATCGATCTCTCGCCTTCGCATTTATCAATCTGCGTTTCCAGCCTTCAGGACGTAAAACTCTTTAATTCTAATCTTCAAGTCATTGATGAAGCCTTTGAATATTTAGTCAGCAAATCCGCAAAAGGCGAAAAGGGTCAGTATTTCACACCTCGCCATGTGATAGATATGTGCGTCAAGATGCTCAATCCCCAACGAGGCGAATACATGATTGATCCCGCCTCCGGCTCCTGTGGATTTACCGTACACACAATTTTTCAGATTACAGGCCATCTTTTTGAAAATACCGAGATTTCAGCGGAAGAAAAAGACGATGTGCTAAAGGTCTTCGGCATTGACTTTGACGAAAAGGTCGTACGTGTAGCTCGCACGCTTAATCTGATCGCCGGCGACGGCGAAACAAACGTCCTGCATTTAAACACTCTTGATTATGACCGCTGGCATGAGAAAGTGAATAATCCCGACTGGCGGGATACTTACGGAGCGGGTTTCAGACGGCTTGAATCCTTAAAAGTGGAGCGTAATTCAAACAAGGAATTCCTCTTTGATATTCTTATGGCCAATCCACCTTTTGCGGGAGATATTAAAGAGTCAAATATCATCCACAAATACGATCTTGGATTTAACGCAAAGAAAAAGCCAAAGTCAAAGGTCGGCCGGGATATTCTTTTTATTGAGCGCAATCTGGATTTCCTCAAGCCCGGCGGACGCCTCGCTATAGTATTGCCTCAAGGCCGGTTTAATAACACCTCTGACAAGGACATTCGGGAGTTTATTACCGGTAAGGCCCGTATTCTTGCAGTCGTAGGTTTGCACGGAAATACCTTTAAACCTCACACAGGCACAAAGACCAGCGTTTTATTCCTGCAAAAGTGGGACGATAAGCTATGCCCTAAAAAAGACGACTATCCCATTTTCTTCGCTGTATCAGACAAATCGGGAAAAGACAATTCCGGCGATTACGTCTATGTCAAAAATGACGACGGCAAGTCCAAGTTAGACAAATACGGCCATTTGGTCGTTGACCACGACCTGCATAATCACAATGGCGAACTGCCGGACGGAATCGCCGAGACATTTATCGACTGGGCGAAGAAAGAAAAAATGAGTTTCTGGAAATAGAAAGACAAAGATTCTCCCTGCGCTGTGGAGAGAATTATCCCTAACAACTGATTATTGAATTGGAGATTTCAATTGGATCAAGAGATTATGCCTACAACGAAGATCGCGATTTTTAGAAAAAATGAAATCCGGAAAACCATACATAACAATGAATGGTGGTTTGTTATCAAGGATGTGGTGGTTGCGCTGACTGATTCCGTGCAACCGGACGGCTACATCAAAGACATGCGCCGACGCGATCATGAACTTTCCAAAGGGTGGGGGCAAATTGCCACCCCCCTTTCCGTTCAGACTCCGGGAGGCTTGCAAAAGCTCAATTGCGCCAATACGGAAGGGATATTCCGTATCATTCAATCCATCCCTTCACCAAAGGCGGAACCGTTTAAACGGTGGTTAGCGCGGGTCGGTTATGAGCGGGTACAAGAAATCGATGACCCCGAACTGGCTACCAGACGCACCCGTGCGCTTTACAAAGCCAAAGGTTATTCAGATGATTGGATAGAAAAACGCATGCGTGGCATCGCCATCCGCGAAGAACTGACCGATGAATGGAAAAGGCACGGCGTTGAGAGAGACAAAGAGTACGAGATACTGACCGCCGAAATATCCAAAGCTGCCTTTGGCTTGACACCGAGTCAATACAAAAAACTTAAAGGCCTTGAACGGCAGAATCTCCGTGATCATATGACGGACCTTGAGATGATCTTTTCCATGCTGGGAGAAGCGGCTACAACCCAAATTACCAAGGTGGAGCATCCGGCCGGTCTTGAGGGGAACCGTCAAGTATCCCGGCGCGGTGGAAATGTGGCCGGTGTAGCGCGGAAGAAACTGGAACAGGAAACCGGTGAAAAAGTTGTGAGCCGACAGAATTATCTGCGAGAACCGCAGAACACGAAACCGACAGAAAAATTGCCGTCTGGGCGAAAAAAGAAAAATTGAACTTATGGACGTAAGCGATGCAAATTTCACTTATCAGAAAAAATAAACTAGAGCGCACGCTTAGGATTGATAGCGAATACTATCAACCAAAGTATTTAGCCATAGAAAAGGCTATTTCGAGACTAAAAAATATCAAACCTTTAACTGATTTATGTAGAGTATCAGATGGCAATCATACGTCAATTGCTGAACATTTTAATCTTGACGAAGGTGTTCCTTATTATAGGGGACAAGATATTACGAATTTTTTTCTAGATAATGTCACTCCTGTTTATATACCCAGAAAAATTTATGAATCTCCAATAATGAAAAGATCCCACTATAAAAGTGGGGATGTTTTATTATCAATTGTTGGAACCATAGGTAATCTTTCCTTGGTAACAAAAAATATTAAAGAGGCAACAGGTAGTTGTAAGATTGCGATTTTACGACCTAGTAAAATTGAACCTGAATATTTAGCGACATATTTAATGTCAAAATATGGGAATGAACAAATAAAAAGAAATACCCGTGGCGCTGTGCAGACCGGTTTAATTTTGGAGGATTTCAATCAGATCATTGTTTTAATAGCTTCTAACAATTTTCAGAATTTCATAAGCAAGATTGTTAGAGAATCTGTAAAACAGAATGATAATTCTATGGAAGCATATGAATATGCCGAGCAAATCCTTCTTTCCGAACTTGAGCTTTTGAATTGGAAGCCGAAGCATTGCCTATCTTTCGTCAGGAAATTGTCCGACACCGCCGCCGCCGGGCGCATCGACGCCGAATACTTCCAGCCGAAATATGATGTAATTCTTGGATCTGTGAAAAAATATAGCAATGGTTTTGATCTGGTTGGTAATTTATTCAAACAAAACAGGAGTAGTTTTAAGAATAAGCCTGACGAGTTATATCGTTATGTTGAAATCAGTTCTGTAAATACGTCATCCGGTGAAATCGAACCGCTATTATTATTGGGGAAGGAGTTGCCAGCCAACGCAAAAATCAAATTAAATGGCGGCGATTTGATAATCTCAAAGGTTAGAACTTATAGGGGCGCTGTTGCTATTGTGCAGAGCGAAGGATTTGTCGGGAGCGGGGCATTTACAGTATTGGAAGAATCTGAGAATATAAATAAGGAAACAGCCTATGTTTTCTTTAAATCTGATCCGGTATTGAAATTATCCCTGAAATACAACGCGGGAACATCTTACCCTGTCATCGATGATAAGGATATTTTAAATCTTCCATGTCCGCTAATACCTGAAAAAACACAAAGGGATATAAAACAAAAAATCACGGAAATGTATGTCGCAAAGGCGTTGTCAAAGCGTCTGCTTGAGATCGCCAAGCGCGGCGTTGAAATGGCAATTGAGAAAGATGAGACTACGGCAGAACATTGGATTAACAAAGAAATGAAAAAGTTAGGATTGGAAATATGAACACCGCCTCCAACTGGAAATTACCTTGCGTTTTGTGCAATTTCACATTCCCACAAACAGTTAAAGTATCCGAGATTATTGATATCCACTTCCATGAAATTTCAAAGCAGGTATTTGAATTTTCATGGTAAAATTATATTTTAAAGTTGAAGTCATGAACCTTACTGCCTTCATCAATAACCAGGATATATAACCATCAAAAACCGGCATTTCACAATCTTTTATTTTTGTTTCGAAGGCTTCAGCCGCCTCGGCAATATCAATAACCACATCCGCGAAACCGTCAGTTGGCTGGCAAAGTTTGGACATGAAGTGCACTTTTTCAATCCGGACATCGTTAAACCCACTTTTGACGCTCAAGTCAATATTCACCTGATTCCGGTTATCAACGTTCCGCTCCTGCGTTGGATAATTTTCGAAGTGCTCTCACTCTTAATCCTGATATTCAATGTCATCAAACACCGGCCTCAGCATCTGTATTTCCGCGAAACATCGTCGTTTATTCCGCTGATTGTCTCGAAACTCTGCCATATCCCGCTGACCATTGAAGTCAACGGCTGGGTGCTGGAAGAATTGCGCCAGACCGGTTATTCGCCCTGGAAAATCGCCTATATGCGCCTGAATCAGCGCCTCAATTTCGCTTATTGCGAGCGAATTATTCCAGTCAGCAAGGGTCTGAAAAATCTGATTTGTGCAAATTATCCGGTTAAAACCGCCAAAGTAATATCCATCGCAAACGGTACCAATCCGGAAGTCTTTCGCCCGATGCCGAAATCAGAAGCTCTATCCAAAACCGGTTTGCCGGATACGCCGACCGTCGGATTCATTGGGAGTTGCTACCATTATCATGGCGTCCAGTACCTGATTCAGGCCGCACCATACGTTTTGGAAAAACTTCCGCAAACCCATTTCGTAGTTGCCGGCGACGGCGCCCAACTTGAAGAATGGAAAGCCCTGAGCCGCGACCTGAAAGTGAATGAAGCCTTCACTTTTACCGGGAAAGTTCCTTTCAACATGGCGCCGTTTTTTATTAATTCCTATGACATTTGCGTGGCGCCCTATGATGTGGATTTATTGCTAGGATCCCCCATGAAACTTTTCGATTACTTCGCCTGTGGAAAACCGGTTATTGTAAGCCCGGCATATGGAGTGGTTGAAATAATTAATGAATATCATTGCGGGATAATCTGTGACGTTAAAAATTCCGAAATGTTCGCTGAAGTTCTCGCCGATCTGCTTTCTGATCAGAACAAACGCGAATCGCTGGGAACGACTGCCCGCGCCGTTGTTACACACCATTTCACCTGGGAAATCACCAGCCGGAAGATCGAACAGGTATTGAACGGAATAAACTGATGTATAGCAAATTTGTCAGGCATTTTTACTTTCCAATGACCCAGCGCATTAAAGGCGAGTCAATCACTGAATACCTGAAAATTCTGAAAAGCAACGAACAGCTACCGTTGGAGGAGTTACAAAAAGTCCAGATGACCAAACTCGGACATATTCTCAAGATTGCCTACCGCAACATTCCGTATTATCGCGCGATGTTCGATAGACTCAATATCCAACCGGAAGAGATACGCTCGCCGCAGGATTTCGCGCGATTGCCATTATTGACGAAAAGAGACGTTGTGGAAAATCTCGACCGGTTAATCGATCGGCACTACACCGGCAAGATCTATCCGGGCAAGACCAGCGGCTCGACGGGTATTCCATTGAAATTTTACGTCACTGGAGAATATAACAGCTGGGATTGGGCCAGCCGCTGGCGGGCGCGTAACTGGTTCGGTGTCCAAATCGGCGATCCGGAAGTGGCGATCTGGGGTCGGCCGCTCTATTCGACAATCCGGAAGTTTATTGATCCGCTAAAAGGCCGTATCAGGAATACGATGCTCATTTCCGGTTTTGAATATTCGGAAGAAAAGTTAGAAAAATTCAGTCGCCAGATTCTCCGGTTTAATCCTTATTACTTCTACGGTTATGCGAATAGCATTTACCGTCTGGCACTCTATTTCAAAGACCGCGAACTGCAGATTCCGGATCGTCTGAAAGCAATTTTCGTTACGGCGGAAACTCTCTTCCCGCAGGAGCGCGAGCTCGTCGAGTCTGTCTTTCAATCTCCGGTTTCCAATGAATATGGCTGTTCGGAGATAGGCGGCTTTGCCTACGAATGCCCCGCCGGCAGATGGCATGTCTCCCTTGAAAATGTCTTCTTAGAGTTTGTCGAAAACGAATACGGCGTCAAAGAAGTAGTCGGCACATCACTGACCAACGAATATATGCCGTTCATTCGTTATCGCATCGGCGACATCGGCGAATGGTCAGATGAAAAATGTCCCTGCGGATGTAATTTGCCGATCATGAAACTGCGTACCGGTAAAGCGACAGACATCGTCATTATGAAAAATGGTCAGACTTTCTCCAGCGAAATATTCGACTACCTGAATCTGGCCTTACTCGATCAAAAGCGACGACCTTTCAACCAGTACCAAATCATCCAGACCAAGCCATATCATTTCACGATTCGCTATGTGAAAAGTCCAGGTTTTGACGAATCAGATTTAGCGCTTTTCCGCCAGTTATTCGAGAAAACTGTGCAGGATAACAATCTTGAAATCGAATTCGAACCGACGACAGAAATCAAACCGGAATCGACCGGTAAAATGCGGTATTTTATATCGGAAATAAAAAAATAGCAGGTGTATGGTGTTCGTGGATTTTAACAACTGTATTCCTCCGCAACGGCTGATGTTTTATAAAATTTGGGAATAATTAGATACAATGATAAATGCTGATACAAAGAACAATCATCTAACCATGATGACTCGGAACGAGGCGGAAAGAATCCTTCAACAGCAGTTTGGTTTGAACCATTTTTATGACCGTCAATGGGAAACAATCCAAAGTCTCATGAATGGTGAGCGGGTGTTGTTGATCGAAAAAACCGGATTCGGCAAATCACTCTGCTTTCAGTTTCCAGCGACATTATTTTCAGGAACGACTATCGTGTTTTCACCGCTTATTGCATTGATGCGCGATCAGGTTAAGGCGATGAATCGTCTCGGTGTTCCTGCACGATGTATCAATTGTGAACAAACTCCAGAGGAAAATTCCAACGCTATTCGGGACGCCCAAGAAGGAAAAGTAAAGATTCTCTATATCGCTCCCGAACGGCAGGAAAACAATGAATGGATTGAAGCCACCCGGCAAATGAGACTGTCAATGGTCGTCATCGACGAAGCACATTGCATTTCGGTCTGGGGACACGATTTCCGCCCCGCCTTCAGACGAATCATCACTCTTGTCAATCTCCTACCGGTGAATTTACCGGTCTTGGCAACTACTGCGACGGCAACCCGGCGCGTCGAACGAGACATTGCTTCCCAAATGGGACAGAAAATAAAAGTCCTACGCGGGAATCTCATGCGGGAAAACTTTAAATTGTTTGTCGCTCGGGCCAATTCCGAAGATGAGAAAATGGTCTGGCTCGCCCGCAATCTCGAAAAGCTTCCCGGCACCGGCATTTTGTACACCGGAACAAGAATCGCTACCGATCTTTACGTTCATTGGCTTCAACGCAACAATATTTCCTGCATCAACTATAATGCCGGTTTAGAAGCCGACACCCGAATTGAGATTGAAGATGGCCTCATGAAAAATCGTTGGAAATGCGTCGTTTCCACAAACGCTCTTGGAATGGGAATTGACAAGCCGGATATTCGGTTCATCGTTCATACACAAATTCCACAATCGCCTGTCCATTATTATCAGGAAATCGGGCGCGCGGGTCGGGATGGTAAACCGGCGTACATCATCCTGTTTTATAACCCGGCAGATCGCCAACTGCCGGATGCTTTTATTGAAGGAGGCAGACCGGCAGTCGCTAAATATGAACGCGTCATCGCCGCAATTAGGAATGAACTACTGG
It contains:
- a CDS encoding SAM-dependent methyltransferase, translated to MKLTDILKDSNYDLSLFTENDIKTLEAKIKIANNKPYVDCIIREKEVHLKPEEVIRQLYTAKLINDYDYPKKRIRFEHPVRFGSTEIKSADIVILDKDSPTTAYIIVEVKKPKRTDGKEQLKSYCHATGAPIAVWLNGKQISYFNRKNPNFFEDITNIPKVDQTLEDILKERFTWRDLIVKDILLNNRITLKAKIEDMENEVLANAGVDVFEEVFKLIFTKLYDENKSYQDRAVINYFLKNKNLPLVAEPTPTFGNTMERSFDDIKAALRQVDASSFRLLEFRNTGQTDAQLKEKIQRLFDEAKKKWPGVFSDESKIDLSPSHLSICVSSLQDVKLFNSNLQVIDEAFEYLVSKSAKGEKGQYFTPRHVIDMCVKMLNPQRGEYMIDPASGSCGFTVHTIFQITGHLFENTEISAEEKDDVLKVFGIDFDEKVVRVARTLNLIAGDGETNVLHLNTLDYDRWHEKVNNPDWRDTYGAGFRRLESLKVERNSNKEFLFDILMANPPFAGDIKESNIIHKYDLGFNAKKKPKSKVGRDILFIERNLDFLKPGGRLAIVLPQGRFNNTSDKDIREFITGKARILAVVGLHGNTFKPHTGTKTSVLFLQKWDDKLCPKKDDYPIFFAVSDKSGKDNSGDYVYVKNDDGKSKLDKYGHLVVDHDLHNHNGELPDGIAETFIDWAKKEKMSFWK
- a CDS encoding phage antirepressor protein gives rise to the protein MPTTKIAIFRKNEIRKTIHNNEWWFVIKDVVVALTDSVQPDGYIKDMRRRDHELSKGWGQIATPLSVQTPGGLQKLNCANTEGIFRIIQSIPSPKAEPFKRWLARVGYERVQEIDDPELATRRTRALYKAKGYSDDWIEKRMRGIAIREELTDEWKRHGVERDKEYEILTAEISKAAFGLTPSQYKKLKGLERQNLRDHMTDLEMIFSMLGEAATTQITKVEHPAGLEGNRQVSRRGGNVAGVARKKLEQETGEKVVSRQNYLREPQNTKPTEKLPSGRKKKN
- a CDS encoding RecQ family ATP-dependent DNA helicase, which produces MTRNEAERILQQQFGLNHFYDRQWETIQSLMNGERVLLIEKTGFGKSLCFQFPATLFSGTTIVFSPLIALMRDQVKAMNRLGVPARCINCEQTPEENSNAIRDAQEGKVKILYIAPERQENNEWIEATRQMRLSMVVIDEAHCISVWGHDFRPAFRRIITLVNLLPVNLPVLATTATATRRVERDIASQMGQKIKVLRGNLMRENFKLFVARANSEDEKMVWLARNLEKLPGTGILYTGTRIATDLYVHWLQRNNISCINYNAGLEADTRIEIEDGLMKNRWKCVVSTNALGMGIDKPDIRFIVHTQIPQSPVHYYQEIGRAGRDGKPAYIILFYNPADRQLPDAFIEGGRPAVAKYERVIAAIRNELLGEKELMKQTNLKQTQIRVIKSDLIEQGIIREVTIGRSKKLEYIRNSLPLNSHAFQELRNAKKSDLESMIQYAETDQSRMKFLCEFLGDTTTANFNNCDNSGLQKIHIDFSSEWQQKIDEFHENYFPVLEIGTSKTALVDGIAASYYGISRVGNALHHSKYENGGDFPDFLLQLTLKAFRKKFRDERVDLILYVPPTVSGNLVQNFAVKIGRSLNVPVSHDLVKIRQTKEQKIFENSYLKGDNVRDAFQNNSLQNLTGKTILLIDDIYDSGATIKEIGRMLTHLGAGKIIPLVIAKTVGGDTL